A genomic stretch from Juglans microcarpa x Juglans regia isolate MS1-56 chromosome 3S, Jm3101_v1.0, whole genome shotgun sequence includes:
- the LOC121257230 gene encoding proline-rich protein 4-like isoform X2, producing the protein MRTFPFCRGALLCCSVILLFTLSFCYGSDQTVEVVGLGECADCEQSNIKTSHAFSGLPVTIDCKQANGHFRTRGVGKLDEEGKFEVSLPQEIVKDGQLNEECYAQLHSASAAPCPAHNGLESSKVIFKSKANGKHTFGLAGRLKFSPVTCTSAFLWPHHKHPPLPKLPPWPKMPPFPPHPHWKNFGHKFPYPPKVFPPLPPKVFPPIYKKPLPPIPKFKKPLLPPVPVYKKPLPPPVPKFKKPLPPPIPIYKKPLPPPFPKFKKPLPPPIPVFKPKPPIFKPPSIPKIYHPPLPKFKKPLPPPIPIYKPKPPVYHKPLPPIPKIPPYYKKPCPPLPKVPLHHKLPPIPKHPKYFPHPKFGKWPPLPPFPPHP; encoded by the exons ATGCGAACGTTTCCTTTTTGCCGAGGAGCACTTTTGTGCTGCTCGGTGATCTTGCTCTTCACATTAAGTTTCTGCTATGGTAGTGACCAGACAGTTGAGGTAGTTGGTCTTGGGGAATGTGCAGACTGTGAGCAGAGTAACATTAAGACTAGCCATGCCTTTTCAG GGCTTCCCGTGACAATTGATTGCAAGCAAGCAAATGGACACTTCAGGACCAGAGGAGTAGGGAAGCTCGATGAAGAAGGAAAGTTTGAAGTGTCTCTTCCTCAGGAGATCGTGAAAGACGGACAACTAAATGAAGAATGCTATGCGCAGCTTCACAGTGCATCAGCTGCACCATGCCCTGCCCACAATGGCCTAGAATCCTCAAAAGTTATATTCAAGTCCAAAGCCAATGGAAAACATACCTTTGGGCTGGCTGGTAGACTCAAATTCTCCCCTGTGACATGTACTTCAGCCTTCCTGTGGCCTCACCACAAACACCCACCACTACCCAAATTGCCGCCTTGGCCGAAAATGCCACCTTTTCCTCCCCATCCACACTGGAAGAACTTTGGTCATAAATTCCCTTACCCCCCTAAGGTCTTTCCCCCACTACCACCAAAGGTCTTCCCTCCCATATATAAGAAGCCTTTGCCGCCAATTCCAAAGTT CAAGAAGCCACTTCTGCCACCAGTACCTGTATACAAGAAGCCTCTTCCTCCGCCTGTTCCAAAGTTTAAGAAACCACTTCCACCGCCGATACCTATATATAAGAAGCCACTTCCTCCGCCatttccaaaattcaaaaagCCACTTCCACCTCCCATTCCAGTATTCAAACCGAAACCACCAATTTTCAAGCCTCCTTCAATCCCAAAGATCTATCACCCACCTCTGCCAAAATTCAAAAagccccttcctcctcccatTCCAATCTACAAACCAAAACCCCCGGTATACCATAAACCTCTTCCACCAATCCCAAAGATCCCTCCATATTATAAGAAGCCTTGCCCACCCCTTCCTAAAGTCCCACTTCATCATAAACTTCCTCCTATTCCAAAGCATCCCAAGTATTTCCCCCACCCCAAGTTCGGAAAGTGGCCCCCGTTGCCACCTTTTCCTCCTCATCCTTAG
- the LOC121257230 gene encoding proline-rich protein 4-like isoform X1: MRTFPFCRGALLCCSVILLFTLSFCYGSDQTVEVVGLGECADCEQSNIKTSHAFSGLPVTIDCKQANGHFRTRGVGKLDEEGKFEVSLPQEIVKDGQLNEECYAQLHSASAAPCPAHNGLESSKVIFKSKANGKHTFGLAGRLKFSPVTCTSAFLWPHHKHPPLPKLPPWPKMPPFPPHPHWKNFGHKFPYPPKVFPPLPPKVFPPIYKKPLPPIPKFKKPLPPPVPVYKKPLPPPVPVYKKPLLPPVPVYKKPLPPPVPKFKKPLPPPIPIYKKPLPPPFPKFKKPLPPPIPVFKPKPPIFKPPSIPKIYHPPLPKFKKPLPPPIPIYKPKPPVYHKPLPPIPKIPPYYKKPCPPLPKVPLHHKLPPIPKHPKYFPHPKFGKWPPLPPFPPHP, translated from the exons ATGCGAACGTTTCCTTTTTGCCGAGGAGCACTTTTGTGCTGCTCGGTGATCTTGCTCTTCACATTAAGTTTCTGCTATGGTAGTGACCAGACAGTTGAGGTAGTTGGTCTTGGGGAATGTGCAGACTGTGAGCAGAGTAACATTAAGACTAGCCATGCCTTTTCAG GGCTTCCCGTGACAATTGATTGCAAGCAAGCAAATGGACACTTCAGGACCAGAGGAGTAGGGAAGCTCGATGAAGAAGGAAAGTTTGAAGTGTCTCTTCCTCAGGAGATCGTGAAAGACGGACAACTAAATGAAGAATGCTATGCGCAGCTTCACAGTGCATCAGCTGCACCATGCCCTGCCCACAATGGCCTAGAATCCTCAAAAGTTATATTCAAGTCCAAAGCCAATGGAAAACATACCTTTGGGCTGGCTGGTAGACTCAAATTCTCCCCTGTGACATGTACTTCAGCCTTCCTGTGGCCTCACCACAAACACCCACCACTACCCAAATTGCCGCCTTGGCCGAAAATGCCACCTTTTCCTCCCCATCCACACTGGAAGAACTTTGGTCATAAATTCCCTTACCCCCCTAAGGTCTTTCCCCCACTACCACCAAAGGTCTTCCCTCCCATATATAAGAAGCCTTTGCCGCCAATTCCAAAGTTCAAGAAGCCACTTCCACCTCCAGTACCTGTATACAAGAAGCCTCTTCCCCCACCAGTGCCTGTATACAAGAAGCCACTTCTGCCACCAGTACCTGTATACAAGAAGCCTCTTCCTCCGCCTGTTCCAAAGTTTAAGAAACCACTTCCACCGCCGATACCTATATATAAGAAGCCACTTCCTCCGCCatttccaaaattcaaaaagCCACTTCCACCTCCCATTCCAGTATTCAAACCGAAACCACCAATTTTCAAGCCTCCTTCAATCCCAAAGATCTATCACCCACCTCTGCCAAAATTCAAAAagccccttcctcctcccatTCCAATCTACAAACCAAAACCCCCGGTATACCATAAACCTCTTCCACCAATCCCAAAGATCCCTCCATATTATAAGAAGCCTTGCCCACCCCTTCCTAAAGTCCCACTTCATCATAAACTTCCTCCTATTCCAAAGCATCCCAAGTATTTCCCCCACCCCAAGTTCGGAAAGTGGCCCCCGTTGCCACCTTTTCCTCCTCATCCTTAG